A region of Terriglobia bacterium DNA encodes the following proteins:
- a CDS encoding oligosaccharide flippase family protein, which produces MPDYVTNNDAGRALAFESGNNAKVATSLNTLRAQLLKGGLTLLAGTGLVGILNLAHNIAVARLLGPTGYGHAAAVFTLLMLVSAITLAFQILCAKLVAGHDSPADKAGVYVKLHRKSWTVGITLGLLLTVICGPISGYLNLPNPLLIALLGLGTAFYIPLGVRRGYTQGICAFAPLARNFLLEGLVRLGGALLLIKLGLGITGAVEASVAAIVGAYLLAKPKVASSSINHAISVPFREALQAIVFFAGQVVINNFDIILVKHFFPSEEAGIYAAVALVGRLVNVCSWSVVNSMFPVSASRRAAMKKDTPLLMISLALVFVVLALLIGGLLAMPNVLWRLLYGAQFELASYGRISSLVVLYAVTSGLYALSSVVIAYEMSRKIANTGWVQLAFSGALIAGIYFFHANLFQVVLVQFILICLLLFVVVALFALSFKSIPLADQYRGTVRPLRSLSEDEVIAEFLRNEFHRDEFAEYREAFRAVVDEPNFDDHRENSLRRSLLYLRRGSMWRELPSDTEWFEVELTLQDLAKLRVFPRAPWRRAAQGSFELVETVERIRSAPRNQLDPGFLSKLQRLSPLVRDDLVNRTVLLIGTDKDASLTILDGNHRIAAAMLMDPAAALKQFRLICGFSVRMTECCWYKTNVATLWRYAKNLVRYMPHDPNRELRAFLQTPGVNA; this is translated from the coding sequence ATGCCCGACTACGTCACGAACAACGATGCGGGCCGCGCTTTGGCGTTTGAGAGCGGAAACAACGCAAAGGTCGCCACGTCCCTGAACACTCTTCGCGCCCAGTTGCTCAAGGGCGGCCTCACCTTGCTCGCCGGCACCGGCCTTGTGGGCATCCTGAACCTTGCCCACAATATTGCAGTCGCGCGACTGCTGGGGCCCACCGGTTACGGCCACGCTGCAGCGGTCTTCACGCTGCTCATGCTGGTGTCGGCCATCACGCTGGCTTTTCAGATTTTGTGCGCCAAGTTGGTGGCCGGACATGACTCTCCGGCGGACAAGGCGGGGGTTTATGTAAAACTGCATCGCAAGTCCTGGACGGTCGGGATCACGCTTGGCTTGCTCTTGACCGTGATTTGCGGGCCAATCTCTGGGTACCTGAATCTACCGAACCCGCTTCTCATAGCATTACTTGGACTTGGAACCGCGTTCTACATACCGCTGGGAGTTCGTCGTGGATATACCCAGGGGATCTGCGCTTTTGCTCCTCTGGCAAGAAACTTTCTTCTCGAAGGCCTAGTGCGGCTGGGGGGCGCCCTGCTGCTCATCAAATTAGGCCTGGGAATCACCGGCGCCGTTGAAGCCAGTGTCGCCGCCATTGTCGGCGCTTATCTGCTGGCAAAACCGAAAGTGGCGTCAAGCTCCATCAATCACGCGATAAGCGTTCCCTTTCGAGAAGCCTTGCAGGCCATAGTCTTTTTTGCGGGACAAGTGGTCATCAACAATTTTGACATCATTTTAGTGAAGCATTTTTTCCCTTCAGAGGAAGCGGGAATCTACGCAGCCGTGGCGCTCGTCGGCCGCCTTGTCAACGTCTGCTCGTGGTCGGTGGTCAACAGCATGTTCCCCGTATCCGCCAGCAGAAGGGCTGCAATGAAGAAAGATACCCCATTGCTGATGATCTCTCTTGCGCTGGTCTTTGTGGTGCTTGCCCTATTGATCGGCGGCCTGCTGGCAATGCCCAATGTTCTCTGGAGACTGCTGTACGGTGCGCAATTCGAGCTTGCAAGCTATGGCCGTATTTCCTCTTTGGTGGTGTTGTATGCAGTTACCAGCGGGCTTTATGCCTTGAGCAGCGTGGTAATTGCGTACGAGATGTCGCGCAAGATCGCCAATACAGGATGGGTGCAACTTGCATTCAGCGGCGCACTGATAGCAGGCATCTATTTCTTTCACGCCAACTTATTTCAAGTGGTCTTGGTTCAGTTCATACTCATATGCTTATTGCTCTTTGTTGTAGTTGCTCTGTTTGCTTTGTCTTTTAAGAGCATTCCGCTCGCGGATCAATATCGCGGTACGGTCCGGCCTTTGAGGTCGTTGTCGGAAGACGAGGTGATCGCAGAATTCTTAAGAAATGAATTTCACCGCGATGAATTCGCTGAATATCGAGAAGCGTTCAGGGCCGTGGTGGACGAGCCAAACTTTGACGATCATCGCGAGAACAGCCTGCGGCGAAGCCTGCTGTATCTTCGACGCGGCTCCATGTGGCGCGAACTGCCCTCCGACACCGAGTGGTTTGAAGTTGAGCTTACTCTGCAAGACCTGGCTAAGCTGCGAGTGTTCCCCCGGGCCCCATGGCGAAGAGCTGCCCAGGGTAGTTTTGAGCTGGTGGAAACGGTGGAGAGAATTCGCTCCGCACCCAGGAACCAGCTCGACCCAGGCTTCCTCTCCAAGCTGCAACGGCTGTCTCCTCTTGTTCGCGATGACCTGGTCAATCGCACGGTCCTGCTGATCGGGACCGACAAAGACGCTTCTTTGACAATACTGGATGGCAATCACCGGATTGCAGCCGCCATGCTCATGGATCCAGCAGCTGCCCTGAAGCAATTTCGGCTTATCTGTGGTTTTTCAGTCCGGATGACGGAATGCTGCTGGTATAAGACCAACGTGGCGACTTTGTGGCGCTACGCCAAGAATCTTGTGCGATATATGCCCCACGATCCCAATCGCGAGCTGAGAGCGTTCCTGCAGACGCCCGGAGTCAACGCGTAA
- a CDS encoding glycosyltransferase produces MKICLITAFPPSRGGLSEYGFHIARELQNNSSLSLTILADELADAQPELEGFSVSRCWSFDDPKSLGRLWTKIRELDPDVVWFNLIFSTFGRKPLAAFCGLTLPLLTRLSGFYTHVTLHHLMEDINLKDAGVRFPRAYRAAGALATKILLKSNSVSVLVPTYRKLLVDKYGSRNVHVRAHGILSQYPEYPDFSRRGNPSQRVLAFGKWGTYKRLEPLLEAFSMVASCLPNAKLVIAGSDHPSTPGYVASMAKRCEGDPRIEFTGYVAEADIPNLFQSASVAVMPYSSAAGSSGVAHLACTYGVPIISADIADFHEMADEEGLAMEFYEAGNSLDLARRLISLLESTEKQLEMAEQNFSAALRMTMPKVTYRYLRQFDLEQRTKALKAIARLRKLPRWVLSGALANISTTWKFAVPRYWNSLLQSMPSGFEATSLNGNGFRSGTLGGAGYSIGQGRTGAGRGSDLLELGRRVALVGAEHNGHQRHGPDHETPMQQQPIFAAGDVDAA; encoded by the coding sequence ATGAAAATTTGTCTGATAACCGCGTTTCCACCCAGCCGAGGTGGCTTAAGCGAATACGGGTTTCACATTGCTCGCGAGCTTCAAAATAATTCTTCTCTTAGTCTTACTATATTGGCGGACGAATTAGCGGACGCACAGCCAGAGCTGGAAGGCTTTTCAGTCTCGCGCTGCTGGTCGTTTGATGATCCCAAGAGCTTAGGCAGACTCTGGACCAAAATTCGCGAACTTGACCCTGATGTGGTCTGGTTTAATCTCATTTTTTCCACATTCGGACGTAAGCCGTTGGCGGCGTTTTGCGGACTCACTCTTCCTCTCTTGACCAGGCTCAGCGGGTTCTATACTCACGTAACCCTGCACCACTTAATGGAGGACATCAATCTCAAGGACGCCGGTGTGCGTTTCCCGCGTGCTTACCGGGCCGCCGGCGCGCTCGCCACAAAGATACTCCTCAAGTCCAACTCTGTTTCTGTTTTGGTGCCCACTTATCGGAAGCTTCTTGTGGACAAGTACGGAAGCCGCAATGTGCACGTCCGGGCCCACGGGATCCTTTCTCAGTATCCTGAATATCCAGACTTCTCAAGAAGAGGCAATCCCTCGCAAAGGGTGCTGGCATTTGGCAAATGGGGCACGTACAAGAGGTTGGAACCACTCCTGGAAGCGTTTAGCATGGTGGCCAGTTGCTTACCCAACGCCAAGCTGGTCATTGCCGGTAGCGATCATCCCAGCACGCCTGGCTATGTGGCATCCATGGCCAAGCGGTGTGAGGGCGACCCGCGGATTGAGTTCACCGGTTATGTTGCAGAAGCGGACATTCCAAATCTCTTTCAGAGCGCCTCCGTGGCCGTCATGCCCTATTCATCAGCCGCTGGTTCAAGCGGCGTCGCGCATCTTGCCTGTACTTACGGCGTTCCCATCATCTCGGCTGACATCGCGGATTTTCACGAGATGGCCGATGAAGAAGGCCTTGCGATGGAATTCTACGAAGCGGGGAACTCTCTCGATCTTGCCCGCCGCCTGATTTCTCTCCTGGAGTCTACCGAGAAACAGTTGGAAATGGCGGAGCAGAATTTCTCTGCCGCTTTGCGGATGACCATGCCCAAAGTTACTTACCGGTATCTCCGCCAATTTGATCTCGAGCAGAGGACGAAAGCCTTGAAAGCGATTGCGCGGCTCCGCAAGCTGCCGCGCTGGGTCCTGTCCGGCGCCTTGGCAAACATCTCTACCACCTGGAAGTTCGCGGTTCCCAGATATTGGAACAGCCTGCTTCAGTCTATGCCCAGTGGATTCGAAGCAACCTCACTGAATGGCAACGGATTCAGGAGCGGAACTCTGGGCGGCGCCGGATACAGCATTGGGCAGGGCCGTACAGGAGCCGGGAGAGGCTCTGATCTGCTTGAGTTGGGCCGCCGGGTCGCGCTTGTGGGAGCTGAACACAATGGCCATCAGCGGCATGGCCCTGACCACGAGACTCCCATGCAGCAACAGCCGATCTTTGCTGCCGGTGACGTCGACGCCGCCTGA
- a CDS encoding DUF5666 domain-containing protein, whose protein sequence is MKFLRALALLGCLASLEALSAQTASSPQSAQPALAGMSSAAPVKDNAPLDNLQPMPQGKLSLLGGTIYSVDGVRDELVLQTFGGGRMKVLFDERTRVYLDRLTVGKQRDLHRGQRIHLDVALNGTKVFAQSIYVLSQLPTIESSGQVVSYQASTRELVMRESSLQTTVRVHLLPGTVIVHKDRPMSPLDIEPGSLISVAFQPEGDGRVVASRISVVATAGETFTFAGRVVHLDLRSQLVVLETLQDRKTYEIYFDASSTQGVERLREGVAATISAKFDGSRYVAGALVVDP, encoded by the coding sequence ATGAAGTTTCTTCGCGCACTAGCTCTCCTCGGGTGTCTGGCGAGCCTTGAAGCGCTGTCTGCTCAGACCGCGTCATCTCCACAGTCAGCCCAGCCCGCATTGGCCGGTATGTCTTCAGCGGCACCGGTCAAAGACAACGCACCCTTGGATAATTTGCAACCAATGCCCCAGGGAAAGCTCTCCCTGCTGGGAGGAACAATTTACTCCGTTGATGGTGTACGGGATGAGCTTGTCCTCCAGACGTTTGGCGGCGGACGCATGAAGGTCCTCTTCGATGAGCGCACTCGCGTCTACCTTGACCGCCTGACAGTTGGCAAGCAACGCGATCTCCATCGCGGCCAGCGTATTCATCTGGATGTAGCACTCAACGGCACAAAGGTTTTTGCGCAAAGCATCTATGTGTTGAGCCAACTCCCCACCATCGAAAGCAGCGGTCAGGTGGTGAGCTACCAGGCCAGCACCCGGGAGTTGGTGATGAGAGAGTCCTCCTTGCAGACGACGGTGAGAGTGCATCTCTTGCCTGGCACAGTGATCGTCCACAAGGACCGTCCGATGTCCCCGCTGGACATTGAGCCTGGGTCGCTGATCTCGGTGGCCTTTCAGCCGGAAGGCGATGGCCGCGTGGTCGCATCCAGGATTTCCGTTGTGGCTACGGCTGGCGAAACGTTTACCTTTGCCGGCCGCGTGGTTCACCTGGATTTACGCTCTCAACTCGTCGTTCTGGAAACTCTTCAGGACCGCAAGACTTATGAGATCTACTTCGATGCCTCCAGTACGCAAGGCGTCGAGCGCCTTCGCGAGGGAGTAGCCGCCACAATATCGGCCAAGTTTGATGGTTCTCGCTATGTCGCCGGCGCCTTGGTCGTAGATCCATAG
- a CDS encoding VWA domain-containing protein gives MRLLTRNTVVAAVIAFASFSAWAQTCQTRDEVPELSRKAIENAGQQVLDQAIRGDVGAMRASAITSLQSSFGGIAAAVSDHKAVFAGDHAQIRTLFMLATGETPTPDGHFYCGVFAASGQTATSAEFDIPGLPAGKYAIVIYDLAGAEGPHALTMIFQDAGGWKLAGFYIRPESAAGHDGLWYLQRARDYKAKGQNHNSWFYYVNSWNLMAPVNFMSTKLLSTINQEASIVRPKDIPEEGSATAFSSNGRTYKITEMSVVRGRTNIDLNIKYSVPSTADSKAVQDDARNLCNAYVTQYPELKEGFNNILAHAVDPSGGDVAGLVELNPRQKNQQQIQAASLPLGVEPLDPAVALWMRPAQAIAPATNSKSIPPSEPAVQPPSPEGQVTKRGDGFTLRVQSEEVSLPATVVDGKQHLVTTLAQGDFVVYEDGQPQRITLFRREDVPVSIGILVDNSGSMREKRAAVSKAVVNFVKAGHPLDEIFIVNFNDWPYLDQDFTSDVDLLRRALDQIDSRGNTALYDAVIAAADHLASHARRGKQILLVVTDGQDNFSRASLDDAIRTVQKDKDLGPTVYCIGIMGRGEKERQARRALETLAVQTGGVAYFPQNLSEVDAISQEVAHDIRNQYAITYKPSNPQTSGGYRRVKVVAHSAGHNDLQVRTKSGYFARGREAASK, from the coding sequence ATGAGACTACTCACCCGAAATACTGTTGTCGCAGCAGTCATCGCATTCGCGAGTTTTTCTGCCTGGGCGCAGACCTGCCAAACCAGGGACGAGGTCCCCGAACTATCCAGGAAAGCCATAGAAAATGCCGGGCAGCAGGTGCTTGATCAAGCCATTCGTGGCGATGTAGGCGCGATGCGGGCAAGCGCCATCACTTCTCTGCAATCGAGTTTTGGCGGCATTGCCGCGGCCGTAAGCGACCATAAGGCGGTCTTCGCCGGCGACCACGCGCAGATTCGCACCTTGTTCATGCTGGCTACCGGCGAGACTCCAACTCCAGACGGTCATTTCTATTGCGGCGTCTTCGCGGCGAGTGGCCAAACGGCAACCAGCGCTGAATTTGATATTCCGGGACTACCCGCCGGCAAATACGCGATTGTGATCTATGACCTTGCCGGCGCCGAAGGGCCGCACGCATTGACCATGATTTTCCAGGACGCCGGTGGATGGAAGCTGGCGGGGTTCTATATTCGCCCGGAATCGGCTGCCGGCCATGATGGGCTCTGGTATCTGCAACGCGCACGGGACTACAAAGCCAAAGGGCAGAACCACAACTCCTGGTTTTACTACGTGAATTCCTGGAACCTGATGGCGCCGGTCAACTTTATGAGCACCAAGCTGCTTTCCACCATCAACCAGGAAGCCAGTATCGTGCGGCCAAAAGATATCCCCGAAGAAGGAAGCGCCACGGCTTTTTCCTCCAACGGACGGACGTACAAGATTACCGAGATGAGTGTCGTCCGCGGACGGACGAATATCGATCTCAACATTAAATACTCTGTGCCCAGCACGGCGGACTCCAAAGCGGTACAAGACGATGCCCGCAACCTTTGCAATGCCTACGTGACTCAGTATCCGGAGCTCAAGGAAGGTTTCAACAACATACTCGCACATGCCGTCGATCCCTCCGGAGGAGATGTAGCAGGGCTGGTGGAGCTCAATCCGCGTCAAAAGAACCAGCAGCAGATTCAGGCTGCGTCCCTTCCGTTGGGGGTGGAACCGTTAGATCCGGCGGTTGCGTTGTGGATGCGCCCTGCCCAGGCGATTGCCCCAGCGACCAACTCCAAATCTATTCCACCAAGCGAACCTGCTGTTCAGCCACCGAGCCCGGAAGGTCAAGTCACCAAACGCGGCGACGGCTTCACTCTACGCGTGCAATCCGAGGAGGTCAGCCTTCCGGCGACGGTGGTCGATGGCAAACAACACCTTGTTACCACTCTCGCACAGGGCGATTTCGTGGTGTATGAAGACGGGCAACCCCAAAGGATTACTTTGTTCAGGCGAGAAGACGTCCCGGTATCCATCGGCATTTTGGTGGACAACTCCGGCTCCATGCGGGAGAAACGCGCCGCTGTGAGCAAGGCGGTCGTGAACTTTGTAAAGGCCGGCCATCCCCTGGACGAGATCTTCATTGTGAACTTCAATGACTGGCCCTATCTCGACCAGGATTTCACCAGCGACGTTGATCTGTTGCGTCGAGCCCTTGACCAGATCGATTCCCGGGGAAACACGGCGCTGTATGATGCAGTGATTGCCGCCGCTGACCATCTGGCCAGCCACGCGCGGCGCGGCAAGCAGATCCTGCTGGTTGTGACTGACGGGCAAGATAACTTCAGCCGCGCGTCCTTGGATGACGCGATTCGCACGGTGCAAAAGGACAAAGACCTCGGTCCAACGGTTTATTGCATCGGGATCATGGGCAGGGGAGAAAAGGAACGTCAAGCCAGGCGCGCGCTTGAGACGTTGGCAGTCCAGACCGGCGGCGTGGCGTACTTCCCGCAGAACCTGAGCGAAGTAGATGCAATCAGCCAGGAAGTTGCGCACGACATCCGCAACCAGTACGCAATCACCTACAAACCGAGCAACCCGCAGACCAGCGGAGGTTATCGGCGCGTCAAGGTGGTGGCGCATTCCGCCGGCCACAACGACTTGCAAGTCCGTACGAAGAGCGGCTATTTCGCACGAGGACGCGAGGCGGCATCCAAATAG
- a CDS encoding tetratricopeptide repeat protein: protein MKPHSCYAGFSVLLLAGLVQAQTFDVHGTDKHNPPNGTKHASSEAQSLGWGSNIDVTREARAAQNSLGKNDYAAAASHAQQAVRLAPQDANLWFLLGYAARLAGRYPTSIDAYKRGLQLQPRSAQGLSGLAQTYAKSGRTDEARQLLLQVIEAAPNDVNTLTLAGELMVNSDPSRAAEVLLRSNSLRPAARTELLLARAYQRSGRTEEARRYLTQARNRAPHDPEILRAIAGQYRDNQQYELAISMLLALPSKPVGVLAELAYTYELAGKKQQAADTYLQAAKLEKGNVELQLSVAQALINVDRLDAARGFLQRAQELNPNHYRLHAVLAQIEKQANNTSGAIREFQLALRNLPPVVPEGPLYRIQLRFDLYQVCDSSGDPDNAKEQLRLAAGEIQATQGEGAPKAEFLRLRGAIEAASGDLVSAERDLKEALALAPANLNTILSYASLLWKLKQPDAARAMFEKAIKADPDNPAALSSLGYLARDAGNNQDAEKYFTLVVRQHPQNYAPYLALGDLFASERAFPSAEANYEAAYKRMPDNPLIIAGGANAALEAHDLELAAQWLDRAKGAANENPQVMRERERYLTWKGSYLESANLGFKVLEQLPDDAEAPVYLAYDLYYLGRYEEALELSARYEPRLVNNKDFALIAGYVHARSGLLQDALSDFTRALARDPNMATGYVSRGYVFNDLLTPAKAVMDFQAALALQPEYGEAHLGLAYAYLQQHRAQLAKKQLDLAEKLLGTSRIFHLGRAEAFRQEHQLTEAALEYRAALKEEPRDLVTQLALADALYHLHLYSDSIDTLRIALELSPDNPFIYAHMSEAYARVHKREDMLRSAQEAERLGNGKADILMTTGNAFLFLGDENAAMQRFGTALDAPDGHRLSTRLAIAEIFVRKNHWDDARRQIGLGLAEARIGEAEPATPDDLVQAANIFLSIHDFDLAETYFQRAESAGADRREVAIGLANTYLAQGDATKAQAQLASLGDRTVYKDDYDYTMAEANIYRERQDTIHALTSLARATALRGQDDSQQSLQSEYELAGEEGRQINKTLSLLAQASLEPVLEDINIYTLDAKLLGVTDAALLPPPRHSYQDLGAVHYRLHFHGLPTITGFAGEGMTTGRLSLPSVSLIQDRNTYDTMLNGGVTPVVHFGSNSVAFNPGVQFTLRRDTISPLALNQNLFRQFLYFSTNSFFNWISVHGSAIHESGPFKQQNLHSRDLAASVEFVVGRPWGKTALITGYSARDLLFRPAIREYFTTSTYIGLQRKFGKQLTVTMLGEYARSWRVQDAQFAIAQAVLPSAKIEYKAGTHWTVQGQFTFSRGEGFHAYDNARSQFLVSYVRPVTRSLDDGNGDLRVSYPAKFSFGIQQQTFYNFGGQGRNVFLPVVRVTLF, encoded by the coding sequence ATGAAGCCCCATTCGTGCTACGCAGGTTTTAGCGTTTTACTGCTCGCCGGTCTTGTCCAAGCGCAGACGTTTGACGTTCACGGGACCGACAAGCATAATCCGCCCAACGGTACCAAGCATGCAAGCTCGGAAGCGCAAAGCCTCGGCTGGGGATCAAACATTGACGTCACCCGCGAAGCTCGGGCCGCACAAAATAGCCTGGGCAAGAACGACTATGCCGCCGCAGCCAGTCACGCGCAACAGGCCGTAAGACTTGCGCCCCAAGATGCGAACCTATGGTTCTTGCTGGGTTATGCGGCGCGGCTCGCCGGGCGGTACCCTACATCGATCGATGCTTACAAACGCGGACTGCAGCTTCAGCCCAGGTCCGCGCAGGGGCTAAGCGGCCTGGCGCAGACGTATGCCAAGTCCGGCCGCACGGATGAGGCCCGCCAGCTGTTGCTACAAGTGATTGAGGCTGCTCCGAATGACGTTAATACCCTCACACTTGCAGGCGAGTTGATGGTGAATTCTGATCCCAGCCGGGCGGCGGAAGTTCTGTTACGCAGCAATAGCTTGCGTCCTGCGGCGCGCACTGAGTTGTTGCTTGCCCGCGCGTATCAGCGTTCCGGCCGAACGGAAGAAGCCAGACGATATTTGACGCAGGCCAGGAACCGCGCTCCCCATGATCCGGAGATCCTGCGGGCCATCGCAGGCCAGTATCGCGACAATCAGCAATACGAGCTGGCCATCTCTATGTTGCTGGCCCTGCCTTCCAAACCGGTTGGCGTGCTGGCTGAGTTGGCCTACACCTATGAGCTTGCGGGGAAAAAGCAGCAAGCGGCAGATACGTATCTGCAGGCTGCAAAACTTGAAAAAGGAAATGTCGAGCTGCAACTCAGCGTTGCGCAGGCCTTGATCAACGTAGACCGCCTGGATGCTGCACGCGGCTTTCTGCAAAGAGCCCAGGAACTGAATCCCAATCATTATCGTCTCCACGCGGTTCTGGCGCAGATTGAGAAACAGGCAAACAATACTTCGGGCGCCATTCGCGAGTTTCAGCTTGCGTTGCGCAACCTTCCGCCCGTTGTTCCGGAAGGACCTTTGTATCGGATCCAGCTTCGGTTTGATCTTTATCAGGTGTGCGACTCAAGCGGCGACCCTGACAACGCGAAAGAGCAGCTCCGCTTGGCCGCCGGTGAAATCCAAGCGACGCAAGGCGAGGGCGCACCGAAAGCCGAGTTTCTGCGGCTGCGCGGCGCCATTGAGGCCGCTTCAGGGGACCTGGTCAGCGCGGAGAGAGACTTGAAAGAAGCGCTGGCGCTGGCGCCGGCCAATTTGAACACCATCCTCAGCTACGCTTCGTTGTTGTGGAAACTCAAACAGCCAGATGCCGCACGCGCGATGTTTGAAAAAGCGATCAAAGCAGACCCTGACAATCCCGCTGCTTTGTCTTCGCTTGGCTATCTGGCCCGCGACGCCGGCAACAACCAGGACGCGGAAAAATATTTCACCCTGGTGGTTCGCCAGCATCCTCAGAACTATGCCCCGTATCTAGCATTGGGGGACTTGTTTGCATCGGAAAGAGCGTTCCCATCCGCGGAGGCGAACTATGAAGCCGCCTACAAGAGAATGCCTGATAACCCCTTGATTATCGCGGGCGGCGCCAACGCTGCTCTGGAAGCTCACGATCTTGAGTTGGCTGCCCAATGGCTGGACCGCGCGAAAGGAGCGGCCAACGAGAATCCCCAGGTGATGCGTGAACGCGAGCGATACCTGACTTGGAAAGGCTCCTATCTGGAGTCAGCGAACCTGGGATTCAAGGTGCTCGAGCAGTTGCCCGACGATGCGGAGGCTCCCGTCTATCTGGCCTATGACCTTTACTACTTAGGCCGTTATGAGGAAGCTCTGGAGCTGTCTGCCAGGTATGAGCCAAGGCTCGTCAACAACAAGGACTTCGCGCTCATCGCGGGCTATGTTCACGCCCGTTCCGGGTTGCTGCAGGATGCGCTCAGTGATTTCACCCGTGCACTGGCGCGCGATCCGAACATGGCCACCGGGTATGTAAGCCGCGGGTATGTGTTCAACGATCTGCTCACGCCGGCGAAAGCTGTCATGGATTTTCAGGCAGCGCTCGCGCTCCAGCCCGAATACGGTGAAGCGCATCTGGGACTGGCGTACGCTTATCTTCAGCAGCATCGTGCCCAGCTGGCCAAGAAACAATTGGATCTGGCTGAGAAACTCCTGGGAACGTCCCGCATTTTCCATCTAGGACGGGCGGAAGCCTTCCGTCAAGAACATCAATTGACGGAGGCAGCGCTCGAGTATCGGGCGGCCCTGAAAGAGGAACCCAGGGACCTGGTCACGCAGTTGGCGCTTGCAGACGCTCTATACCATCTGCATCTTTATAGCGATTCCATCGACACTCTCCGCATCGCACTGGAGCTGTCTCCCGATAACCCATTCATCTATGCCCACATGTCGGAAGCTTATGCCAGGGTCCACAAGCGTGAAGACATGCTGCGCAGCGCTCAAGAAGCGGAGCGTCTGGGCAACGGCAAAGCGGACATCTTGATGACCACCGGCAATGCGTTCCTGTTTTTGGGTGATGAAAACGCAGCGATGCAAAGGTTCGGCACGGCCCTTGATGCTCCAGACGGGCACCGTCTCAGCACGCGGCTGGCGATCGCCGAGATCTTCGTCCGCAAGAACCATTGGGACGATGCCCGACGGCAGATTGGGCTGGGCCTTGCTGAGGCGCGAATCGGCGAGGCGGAACCGGCGACTCCTGACGATCTCGTCCAAGCAGCCAATATCTTCTTGAGCATTCATGATTTCGATCTCGCGGAAACATATTTTCAACGGGCAGAATCGGCTGGCGCCGACCGGCGTGAGGTAGCCATCGGGTTGGCGAACACTTACCTGGCGCAAGGCGATGCCACGAAAGCACAGGCCCAATTGGCGAGCCTGGGCGATCGCACCGTCTACAAGGACGATTACGACTACACGATGGCTGAGGCCAACATCTATCGGGAACGCCAGGATACAATCCACGCGCTCACCAGCCTTGCTCGTGCCACGGCGTTGCGCGGGCAGGACGATAGCCAGCAGTCCCTGCAGTCCGAATATGAATTGGCCGGTGAAGAAGGCCGGCAGATCAATAAGACGCTGAGCCTGCTGGCCCAAGCATCTCTAGAGCCCGTGCTTGAAGACATCAATATTTACACGCTGGATGCAAAGCTTTTGGGAGTAACGGACGCCGCCCTCTTGCCTCCACCACGGCATTCCTATCAAGACCTGGGCGCCGTTCACTATCGCCTGCATTTCCACGGTCTTCCGACAATTACCGGTTTTGCCGGAGAAGGCATGACGACGGGAAGGCTGTCATTGCCAAGTGTCTCCTTAATTCAAGATCGCAACACCTACGACACGATGCTCAACGGCGGAGTGACCCCGGTTGTTCATTTTGGGTCCAACAGCGTGGCCTTTAACCCCGGGGTGCAATTCACCTTGCGCCGTGACACGATTTCACCGCTGGCGCTGAATCAAAACCTGTTTCGCCAGTTTCTTTACTTTTCGACCAATTCTTTCTTCAACTGGATTTCAGTTCATGGTTCGGCGATCCACGAAAGCGGTCCGTTCAAGCAACAGAACCTGCATTCCCGCGATCTGGCCGCGAGCGTCGAGTTCGTTGTTGGACGCCCCTGGGGAAAGACGGCTTTGATCACCGGTTACTCAGCACGAGATTTGCTGTTTCGCCCCGCCATCCGCGAATACTTCACGACTTCAACTTACATCGGGCTACAGCGGAAATTTGGAAAGCAGTTGACGGTAACCATGCTGGGAGAATACGCGCGGTCCTGGAGGGTGCAGGACGCTCAGTTTGCGATTGCACAAGCCGTTCTCCCCAGCGCAAAAATCGAGTACAAGGCGGGGACCCATTGGACCGTGCAAGGACAGTTCACTTTTTCCCGAGGAGAAGGGTTCCATGCTTACGACAATGCAAGAAGCCAATTCCTGGTTTCCTATGTACGGCCGGTCACCAGGTCGCTTGACGACGGCAATGGCGACTTGCGCGTCTCCTATCCCGCTAAGTTTTCCTTCGGCATCCAACAACAGACGTTTTACAACTTTGGCGGGCAAGGAAGAAATGTTTTTCTGCCGGTCGTACGCGTCACGCTGTTTTAG